CGGCCGGCTCGTCGTCGGCGGTGGCCTCCAGCACGGCCGCGCCCGCGCCGTCCGCGAAGATGACGCAGGTGGTGCGGTCGGTCCAGTCGACCGTGTCGGACATCTTCTCGGCGCCGATGACCAGGGCGCGGCGCGCGGCGCCCGCACGGAGCGCGTGGTCGGCGGTGGCGAGCGCGTAGGAGAAGCCGGAGCAGACGGTGTTCACGTCGAAGGCCGCCGGTGCGGGCACCCCGAGGCGGGCGGCGACCTGGGCGGCGGTGTTGGGGCTGCGGTCGATCGCGGTGCAGGTGGCGACGACGACCAGGTCCACGGTCTCCGCGTCGAACCCGCTGGCGGCGAGCGCCTTCTCGGCGGCGCGGGCGGCCATGTCGGCCACGCTCTCGTCGGGCGCGGCCAGATGCCGACGCCGGATCCCGACCCGGGAGGTGATCCACTCGTCGCTGGTGTCGACCAGAGTCGCGAGCTCGTCGTTGGTGAGGACCTTCGACGGCTGGTAGTGGCCCAGTGCGACGATGCGGGAACCTGTCATGAGACCACTCAAGCCGGTTACCGGCCGGTCTCCCGAAGCGACTCGGCACAGGATAAGCAGGCAAGAGCTGTAGATCCTGGACAAACCATGAGGTTCGACGCGAGCTCGGAGCACCGATCGCGACCGAGGCGCACGGGGCCGCCGGGGCCGGAACACGGAACGGGGACGGCGCGGGGGACGGGCTCGGAGCCCTGCTCGGCGCCCTGCTCGGAAGACGGCCCGGAGGGCGAGCCCGGGGCGGCGGCGCGGACCGCCGCACCGTCACTGGGCGAGCGAGGCCGCGTCGCCCATCACGATGACCGGGTGCTTGGTCGGGTCCAGGGCGCGCAGCAGCGCCGCCATGTCGGCCTTGGAGAGCGCCACGCAGCCGTGCGTCGGGCCGCCGTGGTCCACGTGGACCCAGATGCCGCCGCCGCGGGACGTGCCCATCGGGCGCTGCCCGTCCAGCGGCGAGGTGCCGGGGACGTGGTTGTAGTTGATGGCGACCACGTAGTCGAAGGCGTCCTGCAGCGACTCGCCCTCGAAGCCCGTGCCCGGGGCCTGGAAGGCCGACGAGTGGGTGTAGGGGAGCTTGGTGCCCGGGTTGGCATAGAGGCCGCCGGC
This genomic interval from Streptacidiphilus rugosus AM-16 contains the following:
- a CDS encoding beta-ketoacyl-ACP synthase III; translated protein: MTGSRIVALGHYQPSKVLTNDELATLVDTSDEWITSRVGIRRRHLAAPDESVADMAARAAEKALAASGFDAETVDLVVVATCTAIDRSPNTAAQVAARLGVPAPAAFDVNTVCSGFSYALATADHALRAGAARRALVIGAEKMSDTVDWTDRTTCVIFADGAGAAVLEATADDEPAGVGPVVWGSDPRKGDAVRIDGWDPTISQQGQTVFRWATTQIAPIALQACERAGIRPDELAAFVPHQANLRIIDAIAGKLGLSDSAVVARDVVESGNTSAASVPLALSKLVERGEIPSGAPVLLFGFGGGLAYAGQVVRCP